One Vitis riparia cultivar Riparia Gloire de Montpellier isolate 1030 chromosome 4, EGFV_Vit.rip_1.0, whole genome shotgun sequence genomic window carries:
- the LOC117913066 gene encoding serine/threonine-protein kinase AFC3 isoform X1, with protein MVSMGLGSVVEKERSRKRPRLAWDVAPSQQREADRLPTAVNHESLRRQSPPRRDDDREGHYVFGLGENLTPRYKILSKMGEGTFGRVLECWDRDTREYVAIKVVRSISKYRDAAMVEIGVLQQLVKNDKCRLRCVQIQHWFDYRNHICIVFEKLGPSLFDFLKRNKYCPFPVDLVREFGRQLLESVAYVHDLCLIHTDLKPENILLVSSECIKLPSSKRFSSDETHFRCLPKSSAIKLIDFGSTAYDNQNHSSIVSTRHYRAPEVILGLGWSYPCDLWSVGCILVELCVGEALFQTHENLEHLAMMERVLGPLPEHMIRRASRSVEKYFRGGSRLNWPEGAVSRESIRAVKKLDRLKDMVLQHVGSSRSSLTDLLYGLLKFDPAQRLTARQALNHPFFKNPT; from the exons ATGGTGAGCATGGGATTGGGATCAGTGGTGGAGAAGGAGAGAAGCAGGAAACGACCTCGTCTCGCCTGGGATGTGGCTCCATCTCAGCAACGAGAG GCTGATCGGCTGCCCACCGCGGTGAATCATGAAAGCTTGAGACGCCAATCGCCGCCGAGGAGGGATGACGATCGTGAAGGCCATTACGTCTTCGGTCTTGGTGAAAATCTTACTCCAAGAT ATAAAATACTCAGCAAGATGGGTGAAG GCACTTTTGGCCGGGTTTTGGAATGTTGGGATCGTGATACACGGGAATATGTTGCAATCAAGGTAGTTCGAAGCATAAGCAAGTACCGTGATGCAGCAATGGTTGAAATTGGTGTGCTTCAACAACTTGTTAAGAATGATAAATGCAGATTGCG CTGTGTGCAGATTCAGCACTGGTTTGATTACCGGAATCACATATGCATA GTGTTTGAGAAGCTTGGACCaagtttatttgattttctaaagagaaataaatacTGCCCATTTCCTGTGGATCTTGTTCGGGAATTTGGACGTCAGCTTTTGGAATCTGTAGCAT ATGTGCATGATTTATGCTTAATCCATACTGACCTGAAGCCAGAAAATATACTTCTTGTATCATCTGAGTGTATAAAGCTTCCTAGCTCCAAG AGGTTTTCTTCCGATGAAACTCACTTCAGGTGCTTGCCAAAGTCGAGTGCAATTAAGCTGATTGATTTTGGTAGTACTGCATATGATAATCAGAACCATAGCTCCATTGTTTCCACAAGGCATTACCGAGCACCCGAGGTTATTCTAG GTTTGGGATGGAGTTATCCATGTGATTTATGGAGTGTTGGTTGCATACTAGTGGAACTTTGTGTG GGTGAAGCATTATTTCAGACACATGAGAACTTGGAGCATTTGGCCATGATGGAGAGGGTGTTGGGACCTCTGCCAGAGCATATGATTCGGAGGGCAAG CCGAAGTGTTGAAAAGTATTTCAGGGGAGGATCACGGTTGAATTGGCCTGAAGGAGCAGTTTCTAGGGAAAGTATCAGAGCAGTAAAGAAGCTTGACCGTCTGAAG GATATGGTATTACAGCATGTGGGGAGCTCAAGATCATCTCTTACTGACTTGCTTTATGGTTTATTGAAGTTTGATCCAGCGCAGCGGCTTACAGCCCGACAAGCACTGAACCATCCCTTCTTTAAGAATCCGACCTGA
- the LOC117913066 gene encoding serine/threonine-protein kinase AFC3 isoform X3, which produces MVSMGLGSVVEKERSRKRPRLAWDVAPSQQREADRLPTAVNHESLRRQSPPRRDDDREGHYVFGLGENLTPRYKILSKMGEGTFGRVLECWDRDTREYVAIKVVRSISKYRDAAMVEIGVLQQLVKNDKCRLRCVQIQHWFDYRNHICIVFEKLGPSLFDFLKRNKYCPFPVDLVREFGRQLLESVAYVHDLCLIHTDLKPENILLVSSECIKLPSSKRFSSDETHFRCLPKSSAIKLIDFGSTAYDNQNHSSIVSTRHYRAPEVILGLGWSYPCDLWSVGCILVELCVGEALFQTHENLEHLAMMERVLGPLPEHMIRRAR; this is translated from the exons ATGGTGAGCATGGGATTGGGATCAGTGGTGGAGAAGGAGAGAAGCAGGAAACGACCTCGTCTCGCCTGGGATGTGGCTCCATCTCAGCAACGAGAG GCTGATCGGCTGCCCACCGCGGTGAATCATGAAAGCTTGAGACGCCAATCGCCGCCGAGGAGGGATGACGATCGTGAAGGCCATTACGTCTTCGGTCTTGGTGAAAATCTTACTCCAAGAT ATAAAATACTCAGCAAGATGGGTGAAG GCACTTTTGGCCGGGTTTTGGAATGTTGGGATCGTGATACACGGGAATATGTTGCAATCAAGGTAGTTCGAAGCATAAGCAAGTACCGTGATGCAGCAATGGTTGAAATTGGTGTGCTTCAACAACTTGTTAAGAATGATAAATGCAGATTGCG CTGTGTGCAGATTCAGCACTGGTTTGATTACCGGAATCACATATGCATA GTGTTTGAGAAGCTTGGACCaagtttatttgattttctaaagagaaataaatacTGCCCATTTCCTGTGGATCTTGTTCGGGAATTTGGACGTCAGCTTTTGGAATCTGTAGCAT ATGTGCATGATTTATGCTTAATCCATACTGACCTGAAGCCAGAAAATATACTTCTTGTATCATCTGAGTGTATAAAGCTTCCTAGCTCCAAG AGGTTTTCTTCCGATGAAACTCACTTCAGGTGCTTGCCAAAGTCGAGTGCAATTAAGCTGATTGATTTTGGTAGTACTGCATATGATAATCAGAACCATAGCTCCATTGTTTCCACAAGGCATTACCGAGCACCCGAGGTTATTCTAG GTTTGGGATGGAGTTATCCATGTGATTTATGGAGTGTTGGTTGCATACTAGTGGAACTTTGTGTG GGTGAAGCATTATTTCAGACACATGAGAACTTGGAGCATTTGGCCATGATGGAGAGGGTGTTGGGACCTCTGCCAGAGCATATGATTCGGAGGGCAAGGTAA
- the LOC117913066 gene encoding serine/threonine-protein kinase AFC3 isoform X2, whose amino-acid sequence MVSMGLGSVVEKERSRKRPRLAWDVAPSQQREADRLPTAVNHESLRRQSPPRRDDDREGHYVFGLGENLTPRYKILSKMGEGTFGRVLECWDRDTREYVAIKVVRSISKYRDAAMVEIGVLQQLVKNDKCRLRCVQIQHWFDYRNHICIVFEKLGPSLFDFLKRNKYCPFPVDLVREFGRQLLESVACLGWSYPCDLWSVGCILVELCVGEALFQTHENLEHLAMMERVLGPLPEHMIRRASRSVEKYFRGGSRLNWPEGAVSRESIRAVKKLDRLKDMVLQHVGSSRSSLTDLLYGLLKFDPAQRLTARQALNHPFFKNPT is encoded by the exons ATGGTGAGCATGGGATTGGGATCAGTGGTGGAGAAGGAGAGAAGCAGGAAACGACCTCGTCTCGCCTGGGATGTGGCTCCATCTCAGCAACGAGAG GCTGATCGGCTGCCCACCGCGGTGAATCATGAAAGCTTGAGACGCCAATCGCCGCCGAGGAGGGATGACGATCGTGAAGGCCATTACGTCTTCGGTCTTGGTGAAAATCTTACTCCAAGAT ATAAAATACTCAGCAAGATGGGTGAAG GCACTTTTGGCCGGGTTTTGGAATGTTGGGATCGTGATACACGGGAATATGTTGCAATCAAGGTAGTTCGAAGCATAAGCAAGTACCGTGATGCAGCAATGGTTGAAATTGGTGTGCTTCAACAACTTGTTAAGAATGATAAATGCAGATTGCG CTGTGTGCAGATTCAGCACTGGTTTGATTACCGGAATCACATATGCATA GTGTTTGAGAAGCTTGGACCaagtttatttgattttctaaagagaaataaatacTGCCCATTTCCTGTGGATCTTGTTCGGGAATTTGGACGTCAGCTTTTGGAATCTGTAGCAT GTTTGGGATGGAGTTATCCATGTGATTTATGGAGTGTTGGTTGCATACTAGTGGAACTTTGTGTG GGTGAAGCATTATTTCAGACACATGAGAACTTGGAGCATTTGGCCATGATGGAGAGGGTGTTGGGACCTCTGCCAGAGCATATGATTCGGAGGGCAAG CCGAAGTGTTGAAAAGTATTTCAGGGGAGGATCACGGTTGAATTGGCCTGAAGGAGCAGTTTCTAGGGAAAGTATCAGAGCAGTAAAGAAGCTTGACCGTCTGAAG GATATGGTATTACAGCATGTGGGGAGCTCAAGATCATCTCTTACTGACTTGCTTTATGGTTTATTGAAGTTTGATCCAGCGCAGCGGCTTACAGCCCGACAAGCACTGAACCATCCCTTCTTTAAGAATCCGACCTGA
- the LOC117913066 gene encoding serine/threonine-protein kinase AFC3 isoform X4: MHNVHDLCLIHTDLKPENILLVSSECIKLPSSKRFSSDETHFRCLPKSSAIKLIDFGSTAYDNQNHSSIVSTRHYRAPEVILGLGWSYPCDLWSVGCILVELCVGEALFQTHENLEHLAMMERVLGPLPEHMIRRASRSVEKYFRGGSRLNWPEGAVSRESIRAVKKLDRLKDMVLQHVGSSRSSLTDLLYGLLKFDPAQRLTARQALNHPFFKNPT; encoded by the exons ATGCATA ATGTGCATGATTTATGCTTAATCCATACTGACCTGAAGCCAGAAAATATACTTCTTGTATCATCTGAGTGTATAAAGCTTCCTAGCTCCAAG AGGTTTTCTTCCGATGAAACTCACTTCAGGTGCTTGCCAAAGTCGAGTGCAATTAAGCTGATTGATTTTGGTAGTACTGCATATGATAATCAGAACCATAGCTCCATTGTTTCCACAAGGCATTACCGAGCACCCGAGGTTATTCTAG GTTTGGGATGGAGTTATCCATGTGATTTATGGAGTGTTGGTTGCATACTAGTGGAACTTTGTGTG GGTGAAGCATTATTTCAGACACATGAGAACTTGGAGCATTTGGCCATGATGGAGAGGGTGTTGGGACCTCTGCCAGAGCATATGATTCGGAGGGCAAG CCGAAGTGTTGAAAAGTATTTCAGGGGAGGATCACGGTTGAATTGGCCTGAAGGAGCAGTTTCTAGGGAAAGTATCAGAGCAGTAAAGAAGCTTGACCGTCTGAAG GATATGGTATTACAGCATGTGGGGAGCTCAAGATCATCTCTTACTGACTTGCTTTATGGTTTATTGAAGTTTGATCCAGCGCAGCGGCTTACAGCCCGACAAGCACTGAACCATCCCTTCTTTAAGAATCCGACCTGA